Proteins co-encoded in one Bremerella sp. TYQ1 genomic window:
- a CDS encoding F0F1 ATP synthase subunit delta, giving the protein MIDWFTIVAQIVNFLILVGLLKYFLYGRVIEAMEKREQVIASSWDEVNLAKEEAQQQRDLAEQHNRELEDQRQEELVRVHEEVEVHRRELTAKVREEVDQVKARWSAAIREESTSFLRDLRRRASEEVFAVARRVLDDLADTELERRIAEKFIVLLNQLGDPQRNEVMASLRQGENTVVVQSAFALPEDLQQRIAETLRTRFVDSIEVTFEQAPALICGIAIQTNSHKLAWELDDYLTGLEESLHAALEEETLASASNA; this is encoded by the coding sequence GTGATTGATTGGTTCACCATTGTAGCCCAGATTGTCAATTTCCTGATTCTCGTAGGGCTCCTGAAGTACTTCCTCTATGGTCGTGTTATCGAGGCCATGGAGAAAAGGGAACAGGTGATTGCCAGTAGCTGGGATGAGGTCAACTTGGCAAAAGAGGAAGCTCAACAGCAACGAGACTTGGCTGAGCAACACAACCGTGAGTTAGAAGACCAGCGGCAAGAGGAACTGGTTCGAGTTCATGAAGAAGTAGAAGTACACCGACGGGAACTCACCGCGAAGGTGCGAGAAGAAGTCGATCAGGTCAAGGCCCGTTGGTCTGCGGCAATTCGGGAAGAATCAACATCGTTCTTGCGTGACTTGCGGCGACGTGCGTCCGAGGAAGTATTTGCTGTCGCGCGTCGCGTATTGGACGACTTGGCTGATACCGAATTGGAGCGACGCATCGCCGAGAAATTCATTGTGTTGTTGAATCAGTTGGGAGATCCCCAACGAAATGAGGTCATGGCATCGCTTCGGCAAGGCGAGAACACAGTTGTCGTTCAATCGGCATTCGCGTTGCCTGAAGACCTCCAGCAGCGTATTGCGGAAACCCTGCGGACTCGGTTTGTGGATTCCATCGAAGTAACTTTCGAGCAAGCACCCGCGTTGATATGCGGCATCGCGATCCAGACCAATTCCCACAAGCTTGCATGGGAACTAGACGACTACCTGACGGGTCTCGAGGAAAGTCTGCATGCTGCCCTGGAAGAAGAAACGCTGGCCTCGGCCTCAAACGCATGA
- a CDS encoding alternate F1F0 ATPase, F1 subunit alpha gives MDPSIETLHDVLDQTFALLKRVRNVSPRQLAPEEVGRVSFVGNGIVGVDGLPGVQSQELVRFPGDRLGMAFNLDPDEVGVILLDRAKGLHAGGEVRRTQRVLDVPVGETLLGRVVDGIGRPIDGLGPIRAVRRLPVERPAAAIMDRAPVTVPFQTGIKVIDTLIPIGRGQRQLVLGDRQTGKTAIAVDAMINQRDKQVLCVYCAIGQRSSSVARVIEDLKAYGAIEHTVVVATTEDHPPGEQYVAPYAAMSIAEHFMQHGRDVLVVLDDLTKHARAYRELSLLLRRPPGREAFPGDIFYVHSRLLERSTHLREEFGGGSVTTMPIVETEAENLSAYIPTNLISITDGQIYLTPSLFDKGILPAVDIGKSVSRVGGKTQLRAFRTVAGDLRLSYAQFEELESFARFGTRLDVETRKTLERGRRVREIFKQPQYHPLSVAEQIAVLVAVNGGVFDEQPLRVVRQIESGIREAMLKTLPELSRRLESGLVVAPEDYELILQMAREASGNSRIEK, from the coding sequence ATGGATCCATCAATCGAAACACTTCATGACGTTCTTGATCAAACGTTTGCCCTATTGAAACGTGTCCGAAATGTGAGTCCACGTCAACTTGCTCCTGAGGAAGTGGGACGGGTTAGCTTCGTCGGCAACGGTATTGTAGGAGTCGACGGGCTGCCAGGCGTCCAGTCCCAAGAGCTCGTTCGGTTTCCAGGAGATCGACTGGGTATGGCATTCAATCTCGATCCAGACGAGGTAGGGGTGATCTTGCTCGATAGAGCAAAGGGATTGCATGCTGGGGGCGAAGTTCGACGGACACAGCGTGTACTTGACGTACCAGTTGGCGAAACGCTTCTAGGGCGTGTAGTCGATGGCATCGGTCGACCCATTGATGGACTAGGGCCAATTCGAGCCGTTCGTCGCCTTCCAGTAGAACGTCCTGCGGCTGCCATCATGGATCGAGCTCCCGTTACGGTTCCGTTTCAGACCGGAATCAAAGTCATTGATACGTTGATTCCCATCGGGCGTGGCCAAAGACAGTTGGTACTCGGCGACCGGCAAACGGGCAAAACTGCGATTGCCGTCGACGCGATGATCAACCAACGCGACAAGCAGGTACTGTGTGTCTACTGTGCGATCGGGCAGCGTAGTTCTTCCGTGGCACGGGTCATTGAGGACCTGAAAGCCTACGGGGCAATTGAGCATACCGTCGTCGTTGCCACGACCGAAGATCATCCCCCGGGAGAACAGTACGTTGCGCCGTATGCCGCGATGAGCATTGCGGAACATTTCATGCAGCATGGGCGTGATGTGCTGGTTGTGCTCGATGATCTTACGAAACACGCGCGGGCATATCGAGAATTGTCTTTATTGCTTCGCCGTCCACCGGGACGAGAGGCTTTTCCCGGAGATATCTTTTACGTTCACTCGCGATTGTTGGAACGTAGTACACACTTGCGAGAAGAGTTCGGCGGTGGTTCGGTAACGACGATGCCCATCGTCGAAACAGAGGCAGAAAACTTATCTGCCTATATTCCGACCAATTTGATATCGATTACGGATGGTCAGATCTACTTAACCCCCTCGCTTTTCGACAAGGGGATTTTGCCTGCTGTGGATATCGGCAAATCCGTTTCACGAGTTGGCGGCAAGACCCAACTCCGAGCCTTTCGCACGGTCGCAGGGGACTTGCGATTGTCGTACGCGCAATTCGAGGAGTTGGAAAGCTTTGCACGCTTCGGAACTCGATTAGATGTTGAGACTCGGAAGACGCTTGAACGAGGACGTCGTGTGCGCGAGATTTTCAAGCAGCCCCAGTACCATCCACTTTCTGTGGCCGAGCAAATCGCTGTGCTTGTGGCTGTTAATGGCGGGGTCTTTGACGAACAGCCTCTCCGTGTGGTCCGCCAAATCGAGAGTGGGATCCGAGAGGCAATGTTGAAGACATTACCCGAACTAAGCAGGCGTTTAGAGTCAGGTTTAGTTGTTGCGCCAGAGGATTACGAGTTGATCCTCCAAATGGCCCGTGAAGCGTCAGGGAATTCGCGTATCGAAAAGTAA
- a CDS encoding F0F1 ATP synthase subunit gamma has translation MVRTMKALAAVNIRQLENAVESLAEYRRTVELGLRVVLSQGSGRAVLARESAQHSLGAIVFGSDQGMCGQLNDQIAAYALKQMDSGDCASEDRTILAVGSRVSARLEDAGQRLEVTLPVASSLSGITPLVQELLLHIDRWSSNQVVDHIVVFHCQHLSRAAYVPCKFDLLPIDRHWLKSLTQEKWPTKILPTFTMNPEQLLSALVRQYLFISLYRACAESLASENASRLVAMRGAERNIGDKIEELTRLFHQQRQMAVTEELLDIVVGFEALAEN, from the coding sequence GTGGTACGTACGATGAAAGCGTTGGCGGCCGTCAACATTCGTCAGTTGGAGAACGCAGTCGAATCCTTAGCCGAATATCGGCGTACCGTAGAATTGGGACTTCGCGTTGTCTTAAGCCAGGGCAGTGGCCGGGCGGTATTGGCCAGAGAGTCGGCCCAACATTCACTGGGAGCAATCGTGTTTGGTTCCGATCAAGGAATGTGCGGCCAGCTCAACGATCAAATAGCTGCGTATGCGTTGAAACAAATGGATTCGGGAGATTGTGCTTCCGAAGATCGAACGATACTGGCCGTGGGAAGTCGCGTTTCGGCACGTCTCGAAGATGCCGGCCAGAGGCTGGAAGTAACGCTTCCGGTCGCCAGTTCCTTGAGCGGAATTACACCACTTGTTCAAGAGCTATTGCTTCATATTGATCGATGGAGCAGCAACCAAGTGGTCGATCACATCGTGGTGTTTCATTGCCAACACCTCTCGCGGGCCGCTTATGTTCCGTGCAAGTTCGATTTGCTGCCCATCGACCGCCATTGGCTTAAGTCTCTGACGCAAGAAAAATGGCCCACGAAGATCTTGCCTACCTTCACGATGAATCCCGAACAGCTTCTGTCTGCCTTGGTTCGTCAATATCTCTTCATTTCGCTTTACCGCGCATGCGCAGAATCGCTCGCCAGCGAGAATGCCAGCCGTTTGGTTGCCATGCGTGGTGCCGAACGAAACATCGGTGACAAGATCGAGGAGTTGACGAGGCTGTTTCACCAACAACGGCAAATGGCGGTCACGGAAGAACTGCTCGACATCGTGGTCGGCTTTGAGGCACTTGCTGAGAATTGA
- a CDS encoding potassium channel family protein: protein MSNMLSLIITICGVIIALVGIFETWVAVLYPRAFNGPVTSAIYRSYHYISQRILGPESTLLLFSGPVLIVIQVAAWASLLLLGVSLVVWPQLGTSIVSVTDVTDQRFGTAVYYAGYCITTLGTGDLVPKTTFAQMVTTTAAVVGFSFFTLVLAYVISVYSALERRNQFASEIDYRMGRTGDTLAYLKGYLATNDGSLLKQDMFTLASGLADLLESHHFYPALHYFRFREKRYSMSRILRFCLEVSSAFRSLNESASKKENPEPADRLWHSSLQTLEDTMEHFVICRVPGNQEDITIALRIAEHLKSCNTGARFDEEVFVAAYQNDCKQWFADLESLAHCTMTDN, encoded by the coding sequence ATGAGCAACATGTTAAGTCTAATCATCACAATTTGTGGCGTGATTATCGCCTTGGTCGGAATCTTCGAAACATGGGTTGCCGTTCTTTACCCGCGCGCTTTCAATGGCCCCGTTACATCGGCAATCTACCGTAGCTATCACTACATTTCACAGCGAATACTTGGTCCAGAGAGCACGCTTTTGCTTTTCAGTGGCCCGGTACTGATCGTAATTCAGGTAGCTGCTTGGGCCTCTCTTCTGTTGCTCGGAGTGAGTTTGGTCGTTTGGCCGCAACTTGGAACAAGCATTGTGAGCGTCACTGATGTTACCGATCAACGCTTCGGCACTGCTGTCTACTACGCCGGGTATTGTATTACGACACTGGGAACAGGTGATTTGGTTCCAAAGACGACATTTGCTCAAATGGTGACAACGACGGCGGCAGTTGTCGGTTTTAGTTTCTTCACGCTGGTTCTAGCCTACGTTATCTCAGTCTACAGTGCGCTCGAACGACGCAATCAATTTGCATCTGAGATCGACTATCGTATGGGGAGAACCGGTGACACCCTGGCCTATCTCAAGGGCTATCTCGCAACTAACGATGGTTCGCTCCTCAAGCAAGACATGTTCACACTGGCGTCGGGACTTGCTGATCTCTTGGAATCACACCACTTTTATCCCGCTTTGCACTATTTTCGATTCCGTGAGAAACGGTACTCCATGAGCAGGATATTGCGATTCTGTCTCGAAGTATCTTCCGCTTTCCGTAGTTTGAATGAATCAGCATCTAAAAAAGAGAATCCGGAACCGGCTGATCGGCTCTGGCACTCCAGCTTGCAAACACTCGAAGATACGATGGAGCATTTCGTGATATGTAGAGTACCGGGCAATCAAGAAGATATCACCATAGCGCTCCGGATTGCAGAGCATTTGAAATCTTGCAACACAGGAGCGAGATTTGATGAGGAAGTATTCGTCGCTGCCTATCAGAATGATTGCAAGCAATGGTTTGCTGATCTTGAGTCATTAGCGCATTGTACAATGACCGACAATTGA
- a CDS encoding copper oxidase yields the protein MERETSPRRQFIKSGMLAAASLAAGTTLSAQESVDPEEAATPQAGPITSPPVSDGTKKSPVRDEYDGFSRFKPSRGNDPDSDYYLGKLVPGFRTTEEGPAPFIAPDLEKLPYVMKDGAKQFELVAQNVRREFLPGYEMDVWGYNGSMPGPTIEVTQGDRVRIIVHNELPEPTTVHWHGFELPVQQDGSMTLTQNPIMPGKSYVYEFDIHEEGTFFYHSHVAMQEAFGMVGWFIVHPKKVFDPPVDRDFGLLFQNFHIKANQTISNSWSMDWNWHTINGRSGPFTTPLVVKHGERVRIRLLDFSPMQHHPIHLHGHTFWLTGREGARTPKSAWIPRNTELVGVAQAAEFEFIANNPGDWMFHCHMVHHMMNHMVEQVGPRIREGSNVDAYMTNLDQRPPVDMKHSEGFATPGYPQGMQGMQMSEKFMKAIWSRREVQGMRATWPKSVHGLMTLLRVLPDDLYQQVMETDDVPKGAIFEEIVQRFGTPETYQKAPLMKMGH from the coding sequence ATGGAACGCGAGACCTCACCCCGTCGACAGTTTATCAAGTCTGGCATGCTGGCCGCAGCGTCTCTGGCCGCTGGGACGACACTTTCCGCGCAAGAGTCAGTTGATCCCGAAGAGGCAGCTACGCCTCAAGCCGGTCCTATCACATCGCCTCCAGTATCTGATGGCACAAAGAAAAGCCCCGTTCGTGATGAATACGATGGCTTCTCACGCTTCAAGCCAAGCCGCGGAAATGATCCTGATAGCGACTACTACCTCGGCAAGCTGGTTCCTGGGTTTCGCACAACCGAGGAGGGACCAGCACCGTTTATTGCCCCAGACCTGGAAAAGCTTCCCTACGTCATGAAAGACGGAGCAAAGCAGTTTGAACTGGTCGCGCAAAACGTCCGCCGTGAGTTCCTGCCGGGCTATGAAATGGATGTGTGGGGCTACAACGGTTCAATGCCTGGCCCGACGATCGAGGTAACCCAGGGAGATCGCGTCCGGATTATCGTCCACAACGAACTGCCAGAACCCACGACAGTTCACTGGCACGGCTTTGAACTGCCCGTCCAGCAAGATGGCTCGATGACGTTGACACAGAACCCGATCATGCCGGGCAAGAGCTACGTCTACGAATTCGACATACACGAGGAGGGGACCTTCTTTTATCACTCTCATGTCGCGATGCAGGAAGCGTTCGGCATGGTCGGCTGGTTCATCGTTCATCCCAAGAAGGTTTTTGATCCACCGGTCGATCGCGATTTTGGCCTGTTGTTTCAAAATTTTCACATCAAGGCTAATCAGACCATCAGCAATTCCTGGTCAATGGACTGGAATTGGCACACGATCAACGGTCGTAGTGGACCTTTTACGACACCGCTGGTCGTTAAACATGGCGAGAGGGTGCGTATTCGTTTGCTCGATTTTTCACCAATGCAGCATCACCCAATTCACTTGCATGGACATACGTTCTGGTTGACCGGCCGAGAAGGTGCTCGAACGCCAAAGTCGGCTTGGATTCCGCGCAATACGGAACTCGTCGGAGTCGCCCAGGCCGCTGAATTTGAGTTCATTGCGAACAACCCCGGCGACTGGATGTTCCACTGTCATATGGTCCATCACATGATGAATCACATGGTGGAACAAGTCGGGCCGCGGATCCGCGAAGGATCAAACGTGGATGCCTATATGACCAACCTGGATCAACGTCCTCCGGTCGACATGAAGCATTCTGAGGGCTTTGCCACCCCTGGCTACCCGCAAGGGATGCAGGGCATGCAGATGTCCGAGAAGTTCATGAAGGCCATCTGGTCACGTCGCGAAGTCCAAGGCATGCGAGCGACCTGGCCCAAGTCGGTTCACGGCCTGATGACCCTTTTGCGAGTCCTGCCGGACGATCTTTACCAACAGGTCATGGAAACCGATGACGTCCCCAAGGGAGCGATCTTTGAAGAGATCGTCCAACGCTTCGGTACGCCTGAGACCTATCAAAAAGCTCCCTTGATGAAGATGGGGCACTAG
- a CDS encoding TolC family protein yields MDASILSKLLGSLAISIALLAIPVQGQQLAPTAQQTIEKMLTEPQDIGLDTAAPGTRWNGLTTNQGNATEVHTLNGMLELAARSNPTILQAQYQITGQLAKAQQAGLYPNPMIAYIAENIGVEGTAGEWQGAELEQRFVTAGKLQLSRDKYLQRAKVAEHLAVAQQFRVCNDVRIHYFKTLAAQQILDLQKELLKTAEDDLATTREMFNAGQANQVDLHRANSELRRQQLSVLQAENRIRREFLQLSSLVGMELAFLPLSGDLRTASDLIDYDTVAQRVLSQSPEILAAHSKLREDQITINRESVEWVPDVIVGGGVGRNFEANDTTGALSVRMELPIYDRNQGTYRQAQADYVRQQKEILRTEMDLKMRLAMQYETYLTAAQHVLTYEEMVLPQLKQAYATSLQGYKEDRLAWPHVLHSYRDYTLRRIEYTEQLLARRTSEVLINGFLLHGGLNPAPGATPPGHLDATPNPR; encoded by the coding sequence ATGGACGCCTCCATACTTTCCAAGTTGCTTGGTTCCCTCGCGATTTCAATCGCCCTGCTGGCAATACCAGTACAGGGACAACAACTTGCTCCTACAGCACAGCAGACAATCGAAAAGATGCTGACCGAACCGCAGGACATTGGACTCGACACAGCAGCCCCAGGCACACGTTGGAATGGCTTGACCACCAACCAGGGCAATGCCACAGAGGTTCACACACTCAACGGAATGCTGGAACTCGCCGCTCGTAGCAATCCGACCATCTTGCAAGCCCAGTATCAAATCACAGGGCAATTGGCGAAAGCTCAACAAGCGGGCCTCTATCCCAACCCAATGATTGCTTATATCGCCGAGAACATCGGTGTCGAAGGTACCGCAGGCGAGTGGCAGGGTGCGGAACTCGAACAACGTTTCGTGACGGCCGGCAAGCTTCAGTTGAGCCGAGACAAGTACCTTCAGCGGGCCAAAGTCGCCGAGCACTTGGCTGTCGCTCAGCAGTTTCGCGTGTGCAACGATGTCCGCATTCACTACTTTAAGACACTCGCGGCTCAGCAGATCCTCGACCTCCAGAAAGAGCTTCTGAAGACGGCCGAAGATGATTTGGCGACGACGCGGGAAATGTTCAATGCCGGGCAGGCCAATCAAGTCGATCTCCATCGCGCCAACTCAGAATTGCGGCGACAGCAGCTTTCCGTTCTTCAAGCTGAAAATCGCATCCGTCGTGAGTTCCTCCAACTCAGCTCGCTTGTTGGCATGGAACTCGCCTTTTTGCCGCTATCGGGCGATCTGCGTACTGCGAGCGATCTCATCGATTACGATACCGTAGCACAGCGGGTGCTAAGCCAGAGTCCGGAGATTCTCGCCGCGCATTCCAAACTTAGGGAAGACCAGATCACAATCAATCGCGAGAGTGTGGAATGGGTACCCGATGTGATTGTTGGAGGTGGCGTCGGGCGTAACTTCGAGGCAAATGATACGACCGGAGCTTTGAGCGTTCGCATGGAGCTTCCCATCTACGATCGCAATCAGGGAACGTATCGTCAGGCTCAAGCCGATTACGTTCGGCAGCAGAAGGAGATTCTCCGAACCGAAATGGACCTCAAGATGCGACTGGCCATGCAGTACGAGACGTACCTGACTGCCGCTCAGCATGTGCTGACTTACGAGGAGATGGTTTTACCTCAGCTGAAGCAAGCTTATGCCACTTCGCTCCAAGGTTACAAAGAAGATCGCCTCGCCTGGCCCCATGTGCTGCACTCGTATCGAGACTACACGCTACGCCGGATCGAGTATACCGAACAGCTGCTTGCCCGCCGTACCAGTGAAGTATTGATTAACGGTTTTCTATTGCACGGTGGCTTAAATCCCGCTCCTGGGGCGACACCGCCTGGTCACTTGGATGCGACGCCGAATCCTCGCTAA
- a CDS encoding rhodanese-like domain-containing protein, protein MTMVFETVQTEGIAELSYLIGDNGSQTAAVVDPRPNVEVYVTLARKHGVSITHIFETHIHADFMSGSQELSHRLGEADIYVSGEGNAQYDFPVHKIYHGDQFEFGNVVLTARHTPGHTPEHLSYELADKGEVDNPWGVLTGDSLFVNSAGRPDLLGEDETEELTKQLFHTLRDYYLNLEDGVLVYPCHGAGSACGADIGERPMSTIGRERGSNEFLQYESFEDFRRFVQNGAPPVPQHYPILKKVNAKGQKRIGAAPSIPGLPPEEFQQAMDDGKSQLVDTRQMLAFGGGHIPGAINIGDRPSLSVWAGDMLSYEKPILLVVEDETQLDWITWHFAYVGHTNFTGYLAGGMKAWSKQGMPLTTLPQLSVQQLAKQLDRFQLLDVRSPSEFESSRIKGAKHQFVAEMRDGLDDNLGLDPQEPVAVYCGSGYRASIAASILQRDGFKYPYNVPGSMQAWKNAGFKVEK, encoded by the coding sequence ATGACAATGGTCTTCGAAACGGTCCAGACTGAGGGAATTGCGGAGCTATCTTACCTGATAGGCGACAACGGTTCTCAAACGGCCGCTGTGGTTGATCCTCGACCGAATGTTGAAGTCTATGTGACACTTGCCCGCAAACATGGGGTTTCCATCACTCATATTTTCGAGACGCACATTCATGCCGATTTCATGAGTGGCTCGCAGGAGTTGAGTCACCGGCTAGGAGAAGCCGATATCTACGTGAGCGGAGAAGGGAACGCTCAATATGATTTCCCCGTTCACAAAATCTACCACGGCGACCAATTTGAATTTGGGAACGTTGTGCTGACCGCACGTCATACGCCTGGACATACCCCTGAGCATTTGTCGTACGAACTGGCCGACAAGGGCGAGGTTGATAACCCTTGGGGTGTACTGACGGGGGACTCGTTGTTTGTGAACTCTGCCGGCCGCCCAGACTTACTGGGCGAGGATGAAACTGAGGAGCTTACCAAGCAGCTATTCCACACTCTCCGCGACTATTACTTGAATTTGGAAGACGGTGTTCTCGTTTATCCATGCCACGGAGCCGGGTCGGCTTGTGGTGCCGATATTGGCGAGCGTCCTATGAGCACGATTGGGCGCGAACGAGGGTCGAACGAATTCCTTCAATATGAATCGTTTGAAGATTTTCGGAGGTTCGTCCAAAACGGAGCGCCCCCAGTCCCCCAGCACTATCCCATTTTGAAAAAGGTAAACGCGAAGGGACAAAAACGGATCGGAGCTGCGCCTTCGATACCAGGTTTACCCCCCGAAGAATTCCAACAAGCGATGGATGACGGCAAGTCTCAGCTTGTCGATACTCGCCAAATGTTGGCCTTCGGCGGTGGGCACATTCCTGGTGCGATTAATATCGGTGATCGCCCATCGCTATCCGTTTGGGCGGGAGACATGCTTTCGTACGAAAAGCCCATCCTTCTGGTTGTGGAGGACGAAACTCAACTTGATTGGATTACGTGGCATTTTGCCTACGTTGGGCACACTAATTTCACGGGCTACCTGGCCGGCGGTATGAAGGCCTGGAGCAAGCAAGGGATGCCATTGACGACCTTGCCGCAACTCTCCGTACAGCAGTTGGCAAAACAGTTGGACCGATTTCAATTGCTCGATGTTCGATCCCCCAGCGAGTTTGAAAGCAGTCGGATCAAGGGGGCCAAGCATCAGTTCGTGGCCGAGATGCGAGATGGTCTCGACGACAACTTGGGCCTTGATCCGCAAGAGCCGGTGGCCGTCTACTGCGGCAGCGGCTATCGCGCAAGTATCGCTGCCAGTATTCTGCAAAGAGACGGCTTTAAGTACCCCTACAATGTGCCGGGGAGCATGCAGGCTTGGAAGAATGCTGGATTTAAGGTGGAAAAGTAA
- a CDS encoding YeeE/YedE thiosulfate transporter family protein: protein MKIKTTLSFVALMLPVSLVKADELPSRYPYPEPAWSPYLVGVLIGLLVLVALAFAGKKIGASSAYSDAAGLIGRLIAPKHIASLPYYRDNKPQIGWTFMIVIGAILGSFFAAWSGGELTGTYLQEMWAARFGSDSAFLRTVVALTGAALMAFGARMAGGCTSGHGISGTLQLAVSSWIALICFFVGGIASAMLMYRM, encoded by the coding sequence ATGAAAATTAAAACGACTTTGTCATTTGTTGCGTTGATGCTGCCGGTATCTTTGGTGAAGGCCGACGAACTACCGTCTCGCTACCCGTATCCTGAACCAGCGTGGTCGCCTTACCTAGTCGGGGTTCTTATCGGACTTCTCGTTCTTGTCGCATTGGCATTCGCCGGCAAGAAGATAGGTGCTTCGAGTGCTTATTCCGATGCCGCTGGACTCATCGGAAGATTGATTGCTCCGAAACACATCGCCTCTTTGCCCTATTATCGAGACAACAAACCGCAGATCGGCTGGACCTTCATGATCGTGATTGGCGCGATCCTGGGCTCGTTTTTCGCCGCGTGGTCAGGGGGTGAACTGACCGGCACCTATCTTCAGGAAATGTGGGCTGCCCGCTTCGGTTCCGATAGTGCGTTTCTTAGAACGGTAGTGGCCCTGACGGGTGCCGCACTGATGGCATTTGGAGCCAGAATGGCTGGTGGTTGCACGAGCGGACACGGAATCAGCGGCACTTTGCAACTTGCCGTCAGTTCCTGGATCGCGCTGATTTGCTTCTTCGTCGGTGGAATTGCCTCGGCGATGTTGATGTACCGCATGTAG
- a CDS encoding YeeE/YedE thiosulfate transporter family protein, with product MDNTSGFISDQSSQPSTATSPTGSSTHTDTTGWSWLEASPGKLAAGLVFGMVFGFLLQKGGVAKFDILIGVLLLENFVVVKVMMTAIIVGMIGSYFLRRANIIDFHINETKLGANILGGLIFGVGFGLLAYCPGTNAAAVGQGNLDAMSGIVGLLLGSYVYAMSTKFDKSAISNWGHCGKLTLNSVMGISQGAFIAFAVPGLVLILVLLEVLGF from the coding sequence ATGGACAATACTTCTGGATTTATTTCCGATCAGAGCAGTCAACCGTCGACTGCAACTTCGCCGACGGGATCGTCGACACACACCGATACCACCGGATGGAGTTGGCTGGAAGCTTCGCCTGGTAAACTGGCAGCTGGCCTGGTTTTTGGGATGGTGTTTGGATTTCTACTGCAAAAAGGAGGCGTAGCGAAGTTCGACATTCTCATCGGAGTTTTGCTGCTAGAAAACTTTGTGGTCGTGAAGGTGATGATGACGGCGATCATCGTAGGGATGATCGGAAGCTATTTTCTTCGGCGGGCCAACATCATTGATTTTCACATCAATGAAACAAAGCTCGGTGCGAACATCCTTGGCGGATTGATTTTCGGGGTGGGATTCGGCCTGTTGGCATACTGTCCCGGAACTAACGCAGCAGCTGTCGGCCAGGGTAATCTCGATGCGATGTCAGGCATCGTTGGACTCTTGCTGGGCTCCTACGTTTATGCGATGAGCACTAAATTTGATAAGTCCGCTATCTCCAACTGGGGGCACTGCGGGAAGTTGACGCTAAACAGCGTAATGGGCATCTCGCAGGGAGCGTTCATCGCTTTCGCGGTTCCCGGTCTCGTCCTGATTCTCGTGCTTCTCGAGGTTTTAGGCTTCTAA